ataaaaatatattttatgttattcTGTTATTATGCATCATATCTAAATTAATCAAGGCGAAATACTTAAttgaaaacttattttaaaaaagaacTTACCCAATATTGATTGCTAAATTAACAATGctgattttgttttctttcatGTAAAAGTTAAACcacaataattaaatatagaAACGgttttttactaaaataaaacagaattCTGTTaccaaacattttaaattattatagcTATAAAATAGCTAGAGCTGTAACACTACTGCGAAGCGGcgattgtttttgtttacttgcGGAAAAACTGTGTAAAAACttacaaattaataataaattatggcTGGCGAGGTTATTGTAGATGCTTTACCCTACATAGACCACGGATACGATGATGTGGGCGTCCGTGAATCGGTAAATATACGAAAATTCACGTTACACGTTGAAACACACATTTAATGGCATGTTACTTTTCCCAAGGCGCTCGCCATGGTGGAGGAGGAATGCCGGCGCTATCGGCCCACCAAGAACTACCTCGACCATCTGCCACTGCCCGCCAGCTCGCCCTTTGAGACTCCACTGATGGTCAACGAGTTCGAGCGCATCCAAAACCGCCTGCCCATGGAGACGCTCTCCATGAAGCGCTACGAACTGCCACCGCCGCCATCTGGCAAACTATCCGAGGTGTCCGCCTGGCAGGAGTCCATCGAAAACTCCATGGCCCAGCTGGAGCACCAGTGGGTGCGCTCTCTCAACCTGGAACTGATGCTCGACTACGGCACGGAGGCATGGAAGTCCTATCTGGAGGTCTTCACCGCCATGCAGGCGAAGGCCCAgcttcagctgcagcagctaAAGAAGGACATCCAGGACGTCAACTGGCAGCGAAAGCAGGCGCAAACTCAGGCCGGCGAGAGATTGCGCTCCCTGGAAGCTCACTGGGTGCTGCTCGTCTCTAAGAACTACGAAATCGAAACGGAATGCGTCGAGCTGGAGAAGCTCGTTCATGCCGCccgccagcagctgcagagCATTGCCCCGCCACCCAGCGCAAATGACACGGCTCCCACACCGGAGCATACGAATGGATTCGACCAGGACGACTTGGCCGAGAGCAACGGCAGTAGTTCCAGCAATCCGGATCAACCAGGCGAAGATGCAGCGGATGCCGATGGTGACAGCAAGGAGGAGGACAAACCCGAGGCCCAGGAGGAATCCTCCAATGAGTCAACGTAGAGTTAGTTCATTAAGGAGCCCCATAAACAAGATAATTAACGAGTAACTAAATAAAAAggatacaaaaaatatacagcTTATATACACAATGTAAGATCTTTACTACCGTCTTATGTCAAGGGACTGCTActatctttattttatttaacaaaattatttttttaaaaatatttatatttggtaTGGCAGTAATTTCTGATGAATATTTTCTACATGCATGGTAGTATTTTTCAATGTTGCTGCCACGGTCACACCAATTGGATGTTTACAAATTTTGGTcgtgaattaattaaaagcaaatatataaaaaatatagaaaacaGTAAGGATGGCCCACTACAAAGGTGCCGCCAGCGAGGCGGGCCGTGCCGCCCAACTGATGAAGAAGCGGGAGATCCAGCAGCAGGAGATCGAGTTCCGCAAAAAGAAGATCGAggaggagctgaagctggacAAGATTGAGAACAAGTTCGCCACCCACTACGATGCCgtggagcagcagctcaaGTCCTCGACCATTGGTCTGGTCACCCTGGACGAGATGAAGGCCAAGCAGGAGGACATAGTGCGGGAACGGGAGAAAAAGCTAGCCCAAAAGAAGGACGAAAAGGATCGGGAAAAGCAGCGCGCCCTGGAGGCCATTCAGGCGGAGAAGAACAAGCAGAAGCGCCAGATTCAAGCGCTGTCCTTTAACCTGGACGAagacgatgaggaggagggCGATGAGGATCACGACGACGAGCAGGTGAAGATTAAACAGGAGGAGAAGGCCAAGCCCAAGTGGACGGAGATCAAGGAAGAGATACTGCCcataaagaaaaagaaaatctgCAAGAATCCCGACGTGGACACCTCCTTCCTGCCCGATCGCGAACGTGAGGAGCAGGAGAACAGGCTGCGCGAGCAGCTGCGTCAGGAATGGGTCATGCAGCAGGCGGAACTGAAGGACGAGGACATTTCCATCACGTTCAGCTACTGGGATGGCTCCGGCCATCGACGAAACGTCCTGATGAAGAAGGGCAACTCCATCTACCAGTTTCTGCAAAAGTGCCTGGAGCTGCTGCGCAAGGAGTTCATCGAACTCAAGACGGTCATGGCCGACCAGCTGATGTACGTCAAGGAGGATCTGATCCTGCCACATCACTACTCCTTCTACGACTTTATCGTGACCAAGGCTCGCGGCAAATCCGGTCCCCTCTTCCAATTCGA
This genomic stretch from Drosophila yakuba strain Tai18E2 chromosome 3R, Prin_Dyak_Tai18E2_2.1, whole genome shotgun sequence harbors:
- the LOC6538210 gene encoding pre-mRNA-splicing factor SPF27, with the translated sequence MAGEVIVDALPYIDHGYDDVGVRESALAMVEEECRRYRPTKNYLDHLPLPASSPFETPLMVNEFERIQNRLPMETLSMKRYELPPPPSGKLSEVSAWQESIENSMAQLEHQWVRSLNLELMLDYGTEAWKSYLEVFTAMQAKAQLQLQQLKKDIQDVNWQRKQAQTQAGERLRSLEAHWVLLVSKNYEIETECVELEKLVHAARQQLQSIAPPPSANDTAPTPEHTNGFDQDDLAESNGSSSSNPDQPGEDAADADGDSKEEDKPEAQEESSNEST
- the LOC6538211 gene encoding protein FAM50 homolog; the protein is MAHYKGAASEAGRAAQLMKKREIQQQEIEFRKKKIEEELKLDKIENKFATHYDAVEQQLKSSTIGLVTLDEMKAKQEDIVREREKKLAQKKDEKDREKQRALEAIQAEKNKQKRQIQALSFNLDEDDEEEGDEDHDDEQVKIKQEEKAKPKWTEIKEEILPIKKKKICKNPDVDTSFLPDREREEQENRLREQLRQEWVMQQAELKDEDISITFSYWDGSGHRRNVLMKKGNSIYQFLQKCLELLRKEFIELKTVMADQLMYVKEDLILPHHYSFYDFIVTKARGKSGPLFQFDVHDDVRMISDASVEKEESHAGKVLLRSWYERNKHIFPASRWEPYDPTKSYDKYTIKDKDKSKK